From the Nonlabens marinus S1-08 genome, one window contains:
- a CDS encoding lipase, which yields MKNNFKYLALFAAAAVFVSCENEFEDSVENGDVYTAGEADFSKYVAVGNSLTSGFADAALYVEGQQNSFPNIMAQQFELVGGGVFNQPLVNDNLGGLLLNGTQITQNRFVLAANGGIPAGPIVLNGTPTTEVTNKFTGPLNNFGVPGAKSFHLGAAGYGSVAGVATGRANPYYARFASDENATVIGDAAAANGTFFTLWIGNNDILSYATSGGSGVNRNASNAPENLNPAVYGGNDITNANVFASVYSGYVTALTANGAKGALINIPDVTSIPFFTTVPFNAIPLDAPTAAFVNQSYANYNAAIAGYGQTPLLSTEEAAARRINFAAGQNAVVILDDDLTALPNPANPSQMLPKLRQATAQDLITFPTASILGTLANPNDPTSVRGVAVPLANANVLTVREQARVKAAQDSYNATIAALAAANGLALVDAQAALRTVADTGVSFNGGVLTSTYASGGAFSLDGVHPTPRGYAFTANTILNAINSTYNSNVPSVNIGQYKSVQPSNGL from the coding sequence ATGAAAAACAATTTTAAATATCTAGCTCTTTTTGCAGCTGCCGCTGTATTTGTGAGCTGTGAAAATGAGTTTGAAGACTCTGTTGAAAATGGAGATGTGTATACTGCTGGAGAGGCTGATTTCTCTAAGTATGTAGCTGTAGGTAATTCATTAACCTCAGGATTTGCAGATGCCGCTTTATATGTAGAAGGGCAGCAAAATTCTTTCCCTAACATCATGGCCCAACAATTTGAGCTTGTAGGTGGTGGAGTTTTCAATCAACCTTTAGTAAATGATAACTTAGGTGGTCTATTGCTCAATGGAACTCAAATCACTCAAAACAGGTTTGTACTTGCTGCGAATGGTGGAATTCCAGCAGGACCAATTGTACTTAATGGGACCCCTACTACTGAAGTAACCAATAAATTTACTGGACCCTTAAATAACTTCGGTGTACCTGGGGCTAAAAGTTTTCACCTGGGAGCTGCTGGCTATGGCTCAGTTGCTGGAGTAGCTACAGGTAGAGCAAACCCTTATTATGCGCGTTTTGCAAGTGATGAGAATGCAACCGTTATTGGTGATGCTGCAGCTGCAAATGGGACTTTCTTTACGTTGTGGATAGGTAATAATGATATCTTAAGTTATGCAACTTCTGGAGGATCAGGTGTAAACCGGAATGCGTCTAATGCACCGGAAAATCTTAATCCTGCTGTTTATGGAGGTAATGACATCACTAACGCAAATGTATTTGCTAGTGTTTATTCAGGATACGTGACCGCGTTGACTGCTAATGGAGCTAAGGGTGCTTTAATAAACATACCAGATGTGACTTCAATTCCTTTCTTTACAACGGTACCTTTTAACGCCATCCCATTAGATGCGCCTACGGCCGCTTTTGTGAACCAGAGTTATGCAAATTATAATGCAGCTATAGCTGGTTATGGTCAAACGCCGTTACTTTCTACTGAAGAAGCTGCCGCAAGAAGAATCAATTTTGCTGCTGGTCAAAATGCCGTGGTAATTCTTGATGATGACCTTACCGCTTTACCTAATCCGGCAAACCCATCTCAAATGTTACCTAAGCTGCGTCAAGCTACGGCTCAAGATTTAATCACGTTCCCTACAGCTTCTATTCTAGGTACCCTTGCAAACCCTAATGACCCTACATCGGTTAGAGGTGTTGCGGTACCATTAGCAAATGCAAATGTTTTAACTGTAAGAGAACAAGCTCGTGTAAAAGCGGCTCAAGATTCTTACAACGCGACTATTGCAGCTCTAGCAGCAGCAAATGGGTTAGCTTTAGTAGATGCTCAAGCAGCATTGAGAACTGTAGCTGATACAGGAGTATCTTTCAACGGAGGAGTACTTACCAGCACGTATGCTTCTGGAGGTGCATTCTCTCTTGATGGAGTTCATCCTACACCTAGAGGTTATGCATTTACTGCAAACACTATTTTGAACGCTATCAATAGCACGTACAACTCTAATGTCCCATCAGTTAACATAGGACAATACAAGTCTGTACAACCTAGTAACGGCTTATAG
- a CDS encoding NAD kinase, which produces MKKIAIYGQYVHDDALSTVQSIVVAFVKESCQVLIESEFYEMLDGIELPESVAVFEKLDLHFDMLISIGGDGTILRAVAYIGRLDIPILGVNTGRLGFLATVQQDEIDKAVQHVINGRYTLTKRTLITATSNHPNNHLPPNNFALNEVTVSRMNTTSMIQIETHLNGELLTSYWADGLIISTPTGSTGYSLSCGGPVISPDTDAFVVTPIAPHNLNARPLVIPDHTTIKVKIIGREEEFLASLDNRIASYPNATEITLKKADFTIDLIELHDQSFIKTLRHKLLWGEDKRN; this is translated from the coding sequence ATGAAGAAAATTGCTATTTACGGGCAATACGTGCACGATGATGCGCTTTCAACGGTGCAGTCTATTGTTGTGGCATTTGTCAAAGAATCTTGTCAGGTACTCATAGAGTCCGAGTTCTATGAGATGTTAGATGGAATAGAGTTGCCAGAAAGCGTTGCGGTCTTTGAAAAACTAGATTTACACTTTGATATGCTGATCAGCATAGGAGGTGATGGGACCATTTTACGGGCGGTTGCTTACATAGGGAGGTTAGATATTCCTATTCTAGGAGTGAATACCGGCAGGCTAGGCTTTCTTGCAACTGTACAACAAGACGAAATTGACAAAGCTGTACAGCACGTTATTAACGGCAGGTATACATTGACAAAGCGTACCTTGATTACGGCTACCTCAAACCATCCCAATAACCACCTGCCGCCTAATAACTTTGCACTAAATGAGGTGACGGTAAGCCGTATGAATACGACCTCGATGATACAGATCGAAACGCATCTTAATGGTGAGTTGCTTACTTCCTACTGGGCAGATGGATTAATTATTTCTACACCCACAGGCTCCACAGGGTATAGCCTGAGCTGTGGTGGTCCAGTGATTTCCCCAGACACAGATGCTTTTGTCGTCACACCTATTGCACCGCACAACCTCAATGCAAGACCTTTAGTTATTCCAGATCACACCACCATTAAAGTTAAAATTATAGGAAGGGAAGAAGAGTTTCTTGCCTCCCTCGATAACCGTATCGCCTCTTACCCTAATGCTACTGAGATTACACTTAAAAAGGCTGATTTCACCATAGATTTGATCGAGCTACACGATCAAAGTTTTATTAAAACACTTCGTCATAAATTACTGTGGGGAGAAGATAAGCGCAACTAG
- a CDS encoding CBS domain-containing protein, whose protein sequence is MDIREYIINDVEPLELKDSVQHAKKIFQQLTFSHMPVMDGELYVGCVSETDAHCFEAGQSLTDVKYAFDVFMVREDTHWLDVLEAFAQHNSNVMPVLDEKNKYLGYYELKDIMQHFSDSPFLYESGAVIVIEKGSTDYSFSEIAQIVESNDSKIFGFFVSNYRDHISEITLKISPANVNAVLQTFRRYSYDVVSAAEDDSYLDALKERSDYLDKYLNI, encoded by the coding sequence ATGGATATCAGAGAGTACATCATCAATGACGTAGAACCACTGGAGTTAAAGGACAGCGTGCAGCATGCTAAGAAGATATTCCAGCAGCTCACCTTTTCTCACATGCCGGTAATGGATGGGGAACTGTATGTAGGTTGCGTGTCTGAAACTGATGCGCACTGTTTTGAAGCCGGTCAAAGTTTGACTGATGTGAAGTATGCCTTTGATGTATTTATGGTCAGAGAAGACACGCACTGGCTAGACGTGCTGGAAGCTTTTGCGCAGCACAACTCAAACGTGATGCCCGTACTGGATGAGAAAAATAAGTACTTGGGATATTATGAGCTTAAGGACATCATGCAGCACTTCAGTGATTCTCCTTTTTTATATGAATCAGGGGCAGTGATTGTTATTGAAAAAGGATCCACGGATTATAGTTTTAGTGAAATTGCACAAATCGTGGAGTCTAACGATTCTAAAATCTTTGGGTTTTTTGTAAGTAATTACAGAGATCATATTAGTGAAATTACCTTGAAGATAAGTCCGGCAAATGTTAATGCGGTACTGCAAACCTTCAGAAGGTATAGTTATGATGTTGTAAGCGCTGCAGAGGATGATTCTTATTTAGACGCCCTTAAAGAACGATCTGACTATCTAGATAAATATTTGAATATTTAA
- the porG gene encoding type IX secretion system protein PorG produces MRIVIFARFKKSMRFVLAFLFCIVFAFAKAQTYELGVWAGGSNVIGDVGSTNYVSPNALAVGGIFKWNRSSRHSFRATLIYSQLSGDDAKSDDRSRELRGLSYEYNALEASVGIEYTFWDWELYSGQQQITPYMYSGITALRHGSEALNNNGELEEYDKDITFAIPFVLGVKSNLTQHLILGAEIGARFSFTDNLDGSNPTGELEDREDLKFGNKSNKDWYVFSGITLTYTFGRKPCYCNF; encoded by the coding sequence ATGAGAATTGTTATATTTGCACGTTTTAAAAAATCCATGCGATTCGTCCTTGCGTTTCTATTTTGTATTGTTTTCGCTTTCGCGAAAGCGCAAACCTATGAATTAGGAGTGTGGGCTGGAGGGTCGAATGTCATAGGAGATGTGGGGAGTACTAATTATGTGAGTCCAAATGCCCTTGCGGTAGGTGGAATCTTTAAATGGAACCGAAGCAGCAGGCACAGCTTTAGAGCAACATTGATATATTCCCAATTAAGTGGAGATGATGCAAAGAGCGACGATAGATCTAGAGAATTGAGGGGATTGAGTTATGAGTATAATGCGCTAGAAGCATCTGTAGGTATTGAATATACTTTCTGGGATTGGGAATTGTATTCTGGACAGCAACAAATTACTCCTTATATGTATAGTGGGATTACCGCTTTGCGACATGGTTCAGAAGCGCTAAATAATAATGGTGAATTGGAGGAGTATGATAAAGACATCACGTTTGCGATACCATTTGTGTTAGGGGTTAAATCTAACCTTACTCAGCACCTGATTCTAGGAGCAGAAATAGGGGCAAGGTTCAGTTTTACGGACAATCTTGATGGGAGCAACCCTACGGGAGAGTTGGAAGATCGAGAAGACTTGAAATTTGGAAACAAGAGTAATAAAGATTGGTATGTATTTAGCGGGATAACTTTGACCTACACCTTTGGTCGCAAACCCTGTTATTGTAATTTTTAG
- the bamA gene encoding outer membrane protein assembly factor BamA codes for MTRQLAQKLLLVIALFISAISFSQKPGDIPIGESTEYIIGDITVTGAKSYNQNTVVAFTGLRKGDRIYVPGERLSNVVKKLWELKLFSDIRVYATGIKGDPNDGIIDTIDLEFNIIEVPTLKSIEIDGLSKNRKKDLLKELNLTKGTKANENLVTTTRNFIEKKYKDKGFLYADALVRVREVEDTLGNNLVDMKIEIDKGEKVKIAEINFEGNEQISDKKLRKAMKNTKEKNFLRVLKRSKYVEADYQEDLKSVVNTLKENGFRDARIISDTLTRINDKTIALNIKVEEGDKYYFGDIKFVGNTAYTDQQLQRILKVEKGDVYNGVAFDNQISDPTDPDARSLENEYQNNGYLFSRINAVETRVQNDTIDFEIRIVEDNIAYFNNISVKGNTRTNDHVIYRNIRSNPGEKYSKAAIINSIRELGQLGFFNAEKINPRILNPSQQEGTVDVEYELEEAGASQIELQGGYGGGGFVGTLGLKFNNFSLRNIFNKEAYTPVPQGDGQTLALRAQASTIFRTYSLNFTEPWLGGKKPVSFNVSLSRSEQFRVDARDFRQVDRNQKFIISGATIGLAKRLEWPDPYFQFSQALSFQHYNLQNYQTRLFNFPNGFSNNFAYTVGLVRDDVGVNPIFPTYGSKFSLTAKMTLPYSLWNGTDYENLENNPDFQTNGMPDPAKIDQERFRFLEYYKIKFDGTWYTQLYDKLVLQTKTEFGFLGAYNNDRGLVPFERFFVGGDGLGAFSLDGRDIIRMRGYENSALTTSGDGDTVYNKFSLEARYPITLEQAASIYVLTFAEAAGSYDTFRSYNPFDVQRSAGAGLRVFMPAFGLLGIDFGYGFDPAPLSNTLDPSGWQVHFIIGQQF; via the coding sequence ATGACAAGACAGTTAGCACAAAAGCTACTTTTAGTAATAGCCCTATTCATAAGCGCTATATCCTTTTCCCAAAAACCTGGTGACATACCAATTGGAGAATCTACAGAATACATCATCGGTGACATCACGGTTACTGGAGCTAAAAGTTACAATCAAAACACGGTTGTAGCCTTTACCGGTTTACGTAAAGGAGACCGTATCTATGTTCCAGGAGAACGCTTAAGCAATGTGGTTAAAAAATTGTGGGAACTCAAGCTTTTTAGCGATATACGAGTGTATGCTACGGGTATCAAAGGAGATCCAAATGATGGCATCATCGACACCATAGACTTAGAATTCAATATTATTGAAGTTCCTACTTTGAAGTCTATTGAAATAGACGGTTTGTCAAAGAATCGTAAGAAAGACTTATTAAAAGAATTGAATCTTACTAAAGGAACTAAGGCAAACGAAAACCTAGTTACCACCACCAGAAACTTTATTGAAAAGAAATATAAAGACAAAGGTTTCCTTTATGCAGATGCTTTAGTACGAGTACGAGAAGTAGAAGACACCTTAGGAAATAACTTAGTCGACATGAAGATTGAGATCGACAAAGGTGAAAAAGTCAAAATTGCCGAAATCAACTTTGAAGGTAATGAGCAAATTTCTGATAAGAAATTGCGCAAGGCCATGAAAAATACTAAGGAGAAAAACTTCTTGCGTGTTCTAAAAAGATCCAAATATGTTGAAGCAGATTATCAAGAGGATCTAAAATCTGTAGTGAACACCCTAAAAGAAAACGGCTTTAGGGATGCGCGTATCATATCTGATACCTTGACACGTATTAATGACAAAACTATTGCCTTAAATATTAAAGTAGAGGAAGGGGACAAATACTATTTTGGAGATATTAAGTTTGTGGGGAACACCGCCTATACTGATCAGCAATTACAACGTATTCTTAAGGTTGAAAAAGGGGATGTTTATAATGGGGTTGCATTTGACAATCAAATTTCAGATCCTACTGATCCAGATGCGCGTAGTTTAGAGAACGAATATCAAAATAATGGGTATCTATTTTCTCGCATCAATGCTGTAGAAACCAGGGTTCAAAACGATACCATTGATTTTGAAATACGTATTGTAGAAGATAATATTGCCTATTTCAACAATATCTCTGTAAAAGGAAATACCCGTACGAACGATCATGTGATTTATCGTAACATAAGATCTAATCCAGGCGAGAAGTATTCCAAGGCTGCTATTATTAATTCTATTCGAGAATTAGGGCAGTTGGGCTTTTTCAATGCTGAAAAAATCAACCCACGTATTTTAAACCCTTCCCAGCAAGAAGGAACTGTCGACGTGGAATATGAATTAGAAGAAGCAGGAGCTAGCCAGATTGAATTACAAGGTGGTTATGGTGGTGGTGGATTTGTTGGAACCTTAGGTTTAAAGTTCAACAACTTCTCTCTAAGAAATATCTTTAATAAAGAGGCATATACACCGGTACCTCAAGGGGACGGTCAAACTTTAGCGCTTAGAGCGCAAGCCAGTACCATTTTCCGTACCTACTCATTAAACTTTACAGAGCCGTGGTTGGGTGGAAAAAAACCAGTTTCCTTCAATGTATCCTTATCCCGTAGCGAGCAATTCCGCGTGGATGCAAGAGACTTTAGACAAGTGGATAGAAATCAGAAATTCATCATCTCTGGAGCAACAATCGGTCTTGCTAAGCGATTGGAATGGCCTGATCCTTATTTCCAATTCTCACAAGCACTTTCTTTCCAGCACTATAATTTGCAAAATTACCAAACCCGATTGTTTAATTTCCCGAACGGGTTCTCTAACAACTTTGCCTATACGGTAGGTTTGGTACGTGATGATGTGGGTGTCAACCCTATTTTCCCTACCTACGGTTCTAAGTTCTCCTTAACCGCCAAAATGACCTTACCCTATTCCTTATGGAATGGAACTGACTATGAAAACCTAGAGAATAACCCTGATTTTCAAACGAATGGGATGCCAGATCCAGCTAAAATTGATCAAGAACGCTTCCGTTTCTTAGAATATTATAAAATTAAGTTTGATGGTACCTGGTACACACAGCTTTATGATAAATTAGTACTGCAAACTAAAACTGAATTTGGTTTCCTAGGAGCTTACAACAACGATCGTGGACTGGTTCCATTTGAGCGCTTTTTTGTAGGTGGTGACGGGCTAGGAGCATTTTCACTAGACGGTCGTGATATCATTAGAATGCGCGGGTATGAAAACAGCGCCTTGACCACCAGTGGTGATGGAGATACAGTGTATAACAAGTTCTCTCTAGAAGCTCGCTATCCTATCACATTAGAGCAAGCAGCATCGATCTATGTATTGACATTTGCTGAGGCTGCTGGTTCATACGATACTTTTAGGAGTTATAATCCGTTTGATGTACAACGATCTGCAGGTGCAGGGCTACGAGTGTTTATGCCGGCATTTGGTTTGTTAGGAATTGACTTCGGTTATGGGTTTGATCCAGCGCCTTTGTCTAACACATTAGATCCTAGCGGCTGGCAGGTGCATTTTATAATCGGGCAGCAGTTTTAG
- a CDS encoding pyridoxine 5'-phosphate synthase yields the protein MAILSVNINKIATLRNSRGGNVPDLLKVAMDLERFGAQGITIHPRPDERHIKYQDARDLKKIVTTELNIEGNPIDSFIALVDEVKPAQVTLVPDAPDAITSNAGWDTIKHADYLKEIVAHFKNQGIRTSIFVDPVEAMITGAAATGVDRIELYTEDYARQYTDNKEKAIAPYIKAAHKATELDLGINAGHDLSLENIQYFNEKLTDLKEVSIGHALIAESLYLGLENVVNMYKHRLS from the coding sequence ATGGCTATTCTAAGCGTAAACATCAATAAGATTGCCACATTGCGCAACTCTCGTGGAGGAAATGTTCCAGATCTATTAAAAGTTGCTATGGATTTAGAGCGTTTTGGCGCCCAAGGAATTACCATTCACCCACGTCCAGATGAGCGTCACATCAAATATCAAGATGCACGCGACCTAAAAAAAATAGTGACTACAGAGCTGAATATTGAAGGTAATCCTATAGATAGCTTTATTGCTCTAGTCGATGAAGTCAAGCCGGCACAAGTCACGCTGGTTCCAGATGCTCCTGATGCCATTACTTCCAATGCCGGCTGGGACACGATCAAGCACGCCGATTACCTGAAAGAAATAGTAGCCCATTTTAAAAATCAAGGTATACGTACCAGCATCTTTGTAGATCCAGTAGAAGCTATGATTACAGGCGCTGCAGCAACAGGCGTGGACCGGATAGAGTTGTATACGGAAGATTATGCCAGACAATACACGGATAATAAAGAGAAAGCAATTGCTCCTTATATAAAGGCAGCTCATAAAGCGACGGAATTAGATCTGGGCATAAACGCTGGCCATGATCTTTCCCTAGAAAACATTCAATACTTCAACGAGAAACTAACAGACCTAAAAGAAGTAAGCATAGGGCATGCTTTAATTGCAGAAAGCCTCTATTTAGGCTTAGAAAATGTGGTTAATATGTACAAACACCGCTTGTCATGA
- a CDS encoding phage holin family protein has translation MKFLLNLLLTAILVILLSYLLPGVSTDGFLTAVWVALALSVLNFIVRPILVILTLPITVLTLGIFLLFINAFIIMMADWLVSGFEVENIWYALIFALLLAIARSILIKTTEDKGR, from the coding sequence ATGAAATTTCTTCTCAATCTTTTACTCACGGCTATTTTAGTAATCCTTCTCTCATACCTACTTCCAGGGGTATCTACAGATGGGTTTTTAACCGCAGTATGGGTAGCATTAGCTTTGTCTGTACTTAATTTTATCGTTAGACCAATCCTAGTCATATTGACCTTGCCGATAACAGTATTAACCCTAGGCATCTTTTTACTGTTTATCAATGCATTTATCATAATGATGGCAGACTGGCTCGTGAGTGGGTTTGAAGTAGAAAACATATGGTATGCACTCATCTTTGCCTTGTTACTAGCTATCGCAAGATCCATCCTAATCAAAACAACAGAGGACAAGGGTCGCTAA
- a CDS encoding isoprenyl transferase — protein sequence MEETLLDPAKLPQHIAVIMDGNGRWAKNQGLMRVRGHEKGTRAVSQTVETCAELGIKYLTLYAFSTENWKRPKLEVDTLMKILVSSLRKELPTLKKHGISLKAVGSLHLLPQKAQRELNEVIELTKDNDKMDLTLALSYGSREELTNAVKLIAQEVVTGDLELEDIQEATINNHLFTKDMPDVDLLIRTSGEHRISNFLLWQIAYAELYFTEVLWPDFRKEDFLEALKNYQDRERRFGKTSEQL from the coding sequence ATGGAAGAAACTCTACTTGACCCTGCAAAACTGCCACAACACATTGCTGTCATCATGGACGGGAATGGTCGTTGGGCAAAAAATCAAGGATTGATGCGAGTGCGAGGTCATGAAAAAGGGACAAGAGCAGTAAGTCAAACCGTAGAGACCTGTGCTGAATTAGGTATAAAATACCTGACATTATATGCTTTTAGTACAGAGAATTGGAAGCGGCCTAAGCTCGAGGTGGACACGCTTATGAAGATATTGGTATCCAGTTTGCGCAAGGAATTACCTACCTTAAAAAAACATGGAATTTCCTTGAAAGCAGTGGGTTCTCTGCACCTATTACCCCAAAAGGCGCAACGAGAATTAAATGAAGTTATTGAGTTGACTAAGGACAATGATAAGATGGATTTAACCTTAGCACTTAGCTACGGTTCCCGCGAGGAACTCACAAACGCGGTTAAACTAATAGCGCAAGAAGTGGTCACAGGTGATCTAGAACTAGAAGATATTCAAGAAGCCACCATTAACAACCACCTATTTACCAAAGATATGCCAGATGTTGATCTTTTGATCCGTACCAGCGGTGAGCATAGAATCAGCAATTTTTTGTTGTGGCAAATCGCTTATGCAGAATTATATTTTACAGAAGTGCTGTGGCCAGACTTCCGAAAGGAAGATTTCCTGGAAGCATTAAAGAACTATCAGGATCGCGAAAGGCGATTTGGTAAAACGAGTGAACAATTATAA
- a CDS encoding OmpP1/FadL family transporter: MNKLKVFAVLCLISAAAYAGGYRVSTQSNKQLAMGHTGVAVVNSADVLFFNPAGLVHLENKLNVSVGGFGVFSDVNYQNENTGAFAETDSPVGTPFYAYASYAVSDSFAVGLGIYTPYGSNVTWPTDWEGSHLVNEIELQAIYIQPTLSYQIFENVSLGVGAMIAIGGVDFNRNASRSLTDEQGNRSNVAISDSGVTGIGWNAGILFTPTDNLSIGFNYRSLIDIESEDGEATFSNFPNSPLVPANGTQGFTATLPLPAEATLGVAYTTEKWLFAFDYNRAFWSEYENLDIVFADGSESINPRNYKDASAYRLGVQYLATDALTLRAGYYFDESPVQSGFFAPETPRNDSNGYTFGFSYAFSPRFAIDASFLYLRFKEITESYDFYSDPGAAPAPFRGTYKSRALIPGIGITYSM, from the coding sequence ATGAACAAATTAAAAGTTTTCGCTGTACTTTGTTTGATATCAGCAGCAGCTTATGCTGGTGGATATCGTGTCAGCACACAGAGTAACAAGCAGTTGGCCATGGGTCATACTGGTGTTGCTGTGGTTAACAGTGCAGATGTGCTGTTTTTCAATCCAGCTGGGTTGGTACACCTAGAGAACAAGCTCAATGTGAGCGTTGGAGGATTCGGTGTATTTTCTGATGTAAATTATCAAAACGAAAATACTGGAGCATTTGCTGAGACTGATAGTCCAGTAGGAACTCCGTTCTATGCTTATGCCAGTTATGCGGTGAGCGACAGCTTTGCAGTAGGTCTTGGGATCTACACTCCTTATGGTAGTAACGTTACCTGGCCTACAGACTGGGAAGGTTCACACCTAGTAAATGAGATCGAACTTCAAGCTATCTACATTCAACCTACTTTATCTTACCAGATCTTTGAAAACGTAAGTTTAGGTGTTGGTGCTATGATCGCCATTGGTGGCGTTGATTTCAATAGAAACGCTTCCCGTTCTTTAACTGATGAGCAAGGAAACCGTTCTAACGTGGCAATTAGCGATAGTGGCGTTACTGGTATCGGCTGGAATGCAGGTATCCTTTTCACACCTACTGACAACTTGAGTATTGGGTTTAACTACCGTTCTTTAATAGACATTGAGAGTGAAGATGGTGAGGCCACATTTAGCAATTTCCCTAACAGCCCATTAGTTCCAGCAAATGGAACTCAAGGGTTCACAGCTACTCTTCCTTTACCAGCTGAGGCTACTTTAGGTGTTGCATACACTACCGAAAAGTGGTTGTTTGCCTTTGATTACAACCGTGCTTTCTGGAGTGAGTATGAAAACTTAGATATCGTGTTTGCAGATGGTAGTGAATCTATCAATCCAAGAAATTACAAAGATGCTTCTGCTTACCGTTTAGGTGTGCAATACCTAGCAACGGACGCATTAACACTGCGTGCTGGATATTACTTTGACGAGTCTCCAGTACAATCTGGATTTTTTGCTCCAGAGACTCCACGTAATGATTCTAATGGCTATACGTTCGGCTTCTCTTATGCGTTCTCGCCAAGATTTGCCATTGATGCCTCTTTCCTTTATTTGAGATTTAAGGAAATTACAGAGTCTTATGACTTCTATTCAGACCCAGGTGCGGCACCAGCGCCATTCCGCGGGACATATAAATCGAGAGCACTGATTCCTGGAATCGGTATCACTTATAGCATGTAA
- a CDS encoding alpha/beta fold hydrolase encodes MILHSIILGEGQPFVILHGFLGMADNWKTLGTQWSEDGFQVHLLDQRNHGRSFHSDGFDYNQMAQDVKDYCEEHQLDNIILLGHSMGGKVAMRCAVLFPELIDKLIIADIAPKAYPPHHSDIIHALQAVNLENLKSRSDADESLEKGIKDFGTRQFLLKSLYRKSKNTYDWRFNLPALAVAQSNVGMHDAIDKPITIPTLFIRGGNSGYILDADKPAIDYAFAKAELRTIPNAGHWLHAEKPEEFNKLVEEFVK; translated from the coding sequence ATGATTCTTCACAGTATCATTTTAGGAGAAGGACAACCCTTCGTTATCCTCCATGGGTTTTTAGGAATGGCAGACAACTGGAAAACCTTAGGAACCCAATGGAGCGAGGATGGGTTTCAAGTCCACTTGTTAGATCAACGCAACCATGGACGTAGTTTTCATTCCGATGGATTTGACTACAATCAGATGGCTCAAGATGTCAAAGATTATTGCGAAGAGCATCAACTAGACAACATCATACTATTAGGGCACAGTATGGGTGGAAAGGTGGCTATGCGCTGTGCCGTTTTGTTTCCAGAGCTTATCGATAAGCTGATTATCGCAGACATTGCTCCAAAAGCGTACCCGCCACATCACAGCGATATCATCCACGCCCTACAGGCGGTGAATCTAGAAAACTTGAAATCTCGGAGCGATGCGGACGAGTCCCTGGAAAAGGGAATCAAGGATTTCGGTACACGCCAGTTTTTATTAAAAAGCCTTTATAGAAAATCTAAAAACACCTACGACTGGCGGTTCAATTTGCCAGCATTAGCCGTAGCACAGTCTAATGTAGGTATGCACGATGCTATCGATAAACCTATTACCATCCCGACCTTATTCATACGTGGCGGCAATTCTGGATACATTCTAGATGCTGATAAACCTGCTATTGATTACGCTTTCGCGAAAGCGGAACTTCGCACCATTCCCAATGCAGGACACTGGCTACATGCAGAGAAACCGGAGGAGTTTAACAAACTAGTTGAAGAATTCGTAAAATAA